In Castanea sativa cultivar Marrone di Chiusa Pesio chromosome 6, ASM4071231v1, a single window of DNA contains:
- the LOC142638195 gene encoding ACT domain-containing protein ACR10-like yields MGVLYEDVVVIRHAEKPGDSTVITVNCPDKTGLGCDLCRVILLFGLSISRGDFSTDGKWCYIVFWVVEKPTTRWHLLQKRLLEVCPSYFSTSDIDYYRPENQQPKEPDVFLLKFWCSCDRKGLLHDVTEVLFVLELTIKRVKVSTTPDGRVMFLFFLTDSRELLHTKRRQEETIDYLTAALGDIIISCEIDLAGPEFTACSQGAPFLPSEITEDIFSLELPNGRPSGFLSFNPVSVTMDNNLSPSHTLVRILCQDHKGLIYDIMRTLKDYNIQVSYGRFYASSKGSCELELFIMQADGRKLIDPSKQNALRSRLRMELLRPLRVGVVSRGPDTELLVANPVELSGRGRPLVFYDITLAFKILNTCIFSVEIGRHMIHGREWEVYRILLDEGECCSLPRKKVEEGVRNRLMGWE; encoded by the exons ATGGGTGTTCTGTATGAGGACGTGGTGGTCATAAGGCATGCAGAGAAGCCAGGAGATTCCACTGTGATCACTGTGAATTGCCCGGACAAGACTGGGTTGGGCTGTGATTTGTGCAGAGTTATATTGCTCTTTGGCCTAAGCATTTCCAGAGGAG ATTTTTCAACGGACGGGAAATGGTGCTACATAGTATTCTGGGTGGTGGAGAAGCCAACAACTAGGTGGCACTTGTTGCAGAAGAGGCTGTTGGAGGTGTGCCCATCTTATTTTTCAACATCAGATATAGACTATTACCGGCCTGAAAACCAGCAACCTAAGGAACCGGATGTTTTCCTCTTGAAATTCTGGTGTTCCTGTGATAGGAAGGGTCTATTGCATG ATGTAACTGAGGTTCTCTTTGTGCTGGAACTAACGATAAAGAGAGTGAAGGTATCCACTACACCAGATGGGAGAGTTATGTTCCTCTTTTTCTTAACAGATTCCAG AGAACTTCTTCATACAAAAAGGAGACAGGAGGAAACAATCGACTATTTGACAGCTGCCTTAGGGGATATCATTATAAGTTGTGAGATTGATTTGGCTGGCCCAGAATTTACCGCATGTTCACAGGGTGCTCCATTTCTTCCTTCTGAAATCACTGAAGATATATTCAGTTTGGAGCTGCCCAATGGACGCCCAAGTGGATTTCTTTCCTTCAACCCTGTCTCTGTGACAATGGATAATAACCTGAGCCCCTCCCACACACTTGTTCGAATCCTCTGTCAGGATCACAAAGGCCTCATCTATGATATCATGAGAACCCTAAAGGATTACAACATTCAg GTTTCTTATGGACGTTTCTATGCAAGCTCAAAAGGAAGCTGTGAGTTAGAATTATTCATCATGCAAGCAGATGGGAGAAAGCTTATTGACCCCTCCAAGCAAAATGCTTTGCGCTCTCGCCTGAGAATGGAGCTTCTGCGTCCTCTAAGAGTGGGTGTTGTGAGCAGGGGCCCTGACACTGAGCTGCTGGTAGCTAACCCTGTGGAGTTGTCTGGCAGGGGCCGTCCCCTTGTATTTTATGATATTACTCTTGCTTTCAAGATTCTCAACACATGCATCTTTTCG GTGGAGATAGGGAGACATATGATCCACGGTCGGGAATGGGAAGTGTATAGAATTCTTCTAGACGAAGGGGAATGTTGTTCCTTGCCAAGGAAAAAAGTTGAAGAGGGTGTCAGAAATAGATTGATGGGTTGGGAATAG